A stretch of Vulpes lagopus strain Blue_001 chromosome 20, ASM1834538v1, whole genome shotgun sequence DNA encodes these proteins:
- the LOC121479450 gene encoding LOW QUALITY PROTEIN: activated RNA polymerase II transcriptional coactivator p15-like (The sequence of the model RefSeq protein was modified relative to this genomic sequence to represent the inferred CDS: substituted 2 bases at 2 genomic stop codons) yields the protein MPKSKELVSSSSSGSDSDSEVDKKLKRKKQVMPEKPVKKQKTGEKSRALSSSKQSSSSRDDNMFQIGKMRYVSVWDFKGKVLNXYXREYWMDPEGEMKPGRKGISLNPEQCSQLKEQISDIDDAVRKL from the coding sequence ATGCCTAAATCAAAGGAACTTGTTTCTTCAAGCTCTTCTGGCAGCGATTCTGACAGTGAGGTTGACAAAAAgttaaagaggaaaaagcaagttATGCCAGAGAAACCTGTGAAGAAGCAAAAGACTGGAGAAAAATCAAGAGCCCTGTCATCCTCTaagcagagcagcagcagcagagatgATAACATGTTTCAGATTGGGAAAATGAGGTATGTCAGTGTTTGGGACTTTAAAGGGAAAGTCCTAAATTGATATTAGAGAGAATATTGGATGGATCCAGAAGGTGAAATGAAACCTGGAAGAAAAGGTATTTCTTTAAATCCTGAGCAATGCAGCCAGCTGAAGGAACAGATTTCTGACATTGATGATGCAGTAAGAAAACTGTAA